The Micropterus dolomieu isolate WLL.071019.BEF.003 ecotype Adirondacks linkage group LG23, ASM2129224v1, whole genome shotgun sequence DNA window ACTCTTGTTCTTACTACAATTGGAGAGGTGCCTCCACCCGTGCGAGATGAAGAGTACCTATTTGTGGTCTTTGACTTTCTTGTTGGGGTGCTGATCTTTGCCACAATTGTGGGAAACGTTGGCTCCATGATTGCCAACATGAATGCCACACGGGCCGAGTTTCAAGCTCGGATTGATGCCATCAAACACTACATGCACTTCCGCAAAGTCAGCAGAGAACTGGAGACACGTGTCATTAAATGGTTTGACTACCTATGGACCAACAAGAAAGCAGTGGACGAGCAGGAGGTGCTAAAGAACTTaccaaacaaactgcaggcTGAGATTGCTATCAATGTACACCTGGAGACCCTGAAGAAAGTACGCATTTTTCAAGACTGTGAGGCAGGACTGCTAGTGGAGCTCGTGCTCAAACTACGCCCACAGGTCTTCAGTCCAGGAGACTACATCTGCAGAAAAGGGGACATAGGAAAGGAGATGTATATCATTAAAGAGGGGAAGCTGGCTGTGGTGGCTGAAGACGGAGTCACACAGTATGCTCTTCTCACTGCTGGCAGCTGCTTCGGGGAAATCAGCATTCTGAACATAAAAGGCAGTAAAATGGGAAATCGCCGGACAGCCAACATTCGCAGCTTGGGCTACTCTGATCTCTTCTGCCTCTCTAAGGATGACTTGATGGAGGCAGTGACCGAGTATCCAGATGCTAAGACTGTGCTAGAGAAGAGGGGCCGGGAGATCCTGATGAAGGAGGGTCTGCTGGATGAAAATGCAGAAAGCGGCGGGCTGCACAAAGAGGACACGGAAGAGAAGGTGGAGAGGCTAGAGTCCTCTCTGGATACCCTTCAGACTCGATTTGCCCGCCTACTCAgcgaatacacacacactcagcaacGGCTGAAGCAGCGCATCACTCTGCTGGAGAGGCAGCAGAATCAAACAGACTGCGGCGCAGATGCAAGCGATGACATGGATGCAGAAGCAGTGAATGATACAGACCCTGGGCCTGTTGCCCAAACAGATGGGTCTCCACATCGAAATAATGTACAAATAAAGGACAAAGAGACAAGACATTAACTGTCTCACTAAGGAGATTTTAGATCCATATCTCCTATACCTTGATTCAGACTCATTAAGACTGTATAAAAACCTCATGACCCTTTTTTAACTTCCATTGTCactgtttttgtcagtttaGCTGAGTGTAAAGAGATATCAGCATGTCAGtaaacatgaaaacactgcTCATTGCTATGCCCATGCACTTGTAAACATCTTGTGTTTTGCGTCAGCTGAGATTCAGTTCTCTCGACATATTGTGCTCTGGCCCTGTACACCTTGTCTCTTGCTGCTCCTCCTGGGGAAAAAGTCCAAGGAGAGACGGTAGAAGGTGATTTGCTGAgattacatacacaaacaattatttttccaGTGTCCTTATTTTCCAGGATAGATCTGAATCAGGCATACTATGACGATTTTTACCACAATCTTTTGACATTTTCTTCCCTACATTGGCTTTTGTGAAACATTTCAGGAGAGTTCTTGCATTGAAAATGACATGGGCTTTTGTGAAATGACTCACATGCAATTTGCAGTTGCTTGTAGTTTTTTCAGTTCTGCCACAAATGGGCTTCAATTTAATGAGAGTTTTATTTGCTCTAAGATTTACTTTACCGGGGCAGTATTAAAATGTCTAAGCCACTTTGTCTCTTAGTTACTCCCATTTCTATCATGCAGACTCACTCTCTGAAGCGGGGACCGGGGATTTTCCAGTTATTCAGCCTTTGCATTCCAGGATACAAGTCAACCACATGAGCAGTGTCGATAAGACCAGCTGGAACAATGCCTCTGCAGCAGAGCAGGCTATAATAAAGAGACAGGAGGTAATGAGTGCATATCCCCGGCAGCCCCTGAAGGAGTGGGTGGGATCGAGTACCATGGACAATCGGCCAGTTAATGTACATGCTGTAggctggacaaacagcatgacTGATGAGCTTGATAGACTCAAATATCAAACATGTCAGCAGTACATAGCTCAGTCTCAGCCTGAATATAACCTTAATATGAGCTGTAAAATTCCCAGTAAACAAAATCTATATGAGCTAGATTTGATTATAATATTAACTTTTTAGATTTCTATTAGAGTATTTCAACAATTATATTTCAATGTAAGGGTAGACTAAATTGAAATATATCACTGAAATGCGGTTGAAAGAATGTTTCACGTAATATAGACGTCTGCAACTCTTTCACTTTACAACTAAATTTCCCAGTTTAAACCAAGAGGCCCAAACGTCTATTCACCCGCAAAGCACCAGAACCATGCTTACTTAGTTAGATATAGGTTGTGGTTGAACAGCAAAAAAATTTAGTTTTGGCTCAAACAATGTTTTGCTATAAATGAAAAGCAGAAGTGACAGCACTTACAGCACATGGCAACATGCCAATCTCTTAAACTTAAGGGCCCTGAAAATGGATTTTCTCACTCAGCTTCTTCCTATGAGTGATGGGGTCCCCACATGAAAGCACTATTTTCTATCAAAGTTAGAACAATTTTGGATATTTTCCATGAgatatttctgcatttcttttctcttctagCAGGTTTGTGCTGGGAGGGGCTCAGTCAAAAAGGGTGATGTCATAAAATTTAGTGCACCTATCAGATTTGAGCACCATTTAGAATCAGAAGATGACAGGTTTTGACTTATTTGTCTCTCAgtgtcaatcaaatctgatcaaaccacacctACACAGacctgatgaagcagattagcAGAGTTTTGGGGAGTTCACAAACAATACCTCTTTGTAACCTTTATAATTTCTCATGTAGTCatgaatgtttaatgtaaaaagaaaagcttcTAAAGTATTCTTAAAGTACTAATTCAGATACTACtaacaaagaaaattaaaactaTCTTAACTCAGCTATTTGTCATATTATTTTCACTGAAATGAACTGACTGTCTTGTGCTTGTAACATGCTGCTCCATCTGCACATACACTGCTGTCAACTCAATGCAACTAGCTTGTCAGGTGCACTGAACTGTCCTTTACACCCTTCCGCACCTACCCATACCCCAAATCACACAGGAAGTAAAAGTGTACTAATATGTATATCTGTTCATAACATATGTAccataaatattacatttttgtaaatgttgagTGGCGAGCACTGTCCAAagataaaagcagaaaaaacacattacaaatgATACTTTTTGAAATATAACTATATTGTTCGTACTTTTCAAAGTTTAACAGCTTACAAACTGCATTTGAAAATCAAACAGTATCTGCTGCTTATCATTTGGAGATAACATCCCCCGATCACTGGGATTCACTGCACGTCGTGAATGGAACTACTTTATAAGACAAAGTGTGACAGCAAAggtagccccccccccccttcaaggtaacttttcattttactttaatgCATAGAGACAGGGCAAATATTTCAACAGGCTATATCGTGGTTCAAGATATATGTGATCACTGTAGAAATTAGACCAAAAGAAGATGCGATTTCTCCCGTAGTAACTGTGATTGaatgtgaatatatatatatatatatagagagagagagagagagaggaaacagtgCAGGGCTGCTCATAGGTTACGGAGCTGGAAGACCGCAACATGTTGTCTGCAGTCTGTGGACTGATTGGCTGAGAGGATCCAGTGGGACAAATGCGCCGGCTAGCGCATTCGCATGTGAAGGCTGTGCTTGGGTCCATCCACCCGCTCCAACTTCTCAAAGTGTTTCCTAGCATTACGGATATTGATGAGAGTGGCTGCAGATGCTGGGAAAACAGAAACATGGATTTTTTATTATGCTGATTCGGTTTCTTGACTGTACATTCTCTGCAGAGAAACGCTATCTTCTCTACTTACGAATGGAAGGGTCCGACATGATGACCATGACATATGTGTTAGAGGTAAAGACGTCAATGAAGGCCGCGAAGTTGGAGTTCCTCACTTCCATGCTTTGGAACGAGGCTGCGAGCTTACTGGAAAAAgaaagggttttttttgttttgttttttttaaatcagaaacACCATAAAGATTCAGCAGGTGATGTGTGGAGTGACGGTGATGTTTTTTGTACTTACCTACAGCTGAGTTTGAACTGTTTGATAATGTTACTGATCTTCTCAAACCGGTGGGCATCACGCTGCTCTTTGCACTGATAGTGGGAGATCACCTGCATTTATAAAAACACCATGCAAAAACTGTCATTACTAGATTCAGATGTTCTGCCCAGACGCTGTCGTGCCAGAGGAAAGCGTTTGCTCTCACCAGGAAGGTGGCTCTCTCAAACAGAAGGACTTCATCGGCCTCTATGATCTGCGCAAAATTTCTCAGGTTTGTCTCCAGCTGCTGGACGTTTGGGATGAGTTGGTACACTATGCTAGACCAGGCCTGCaaagacaattaaaaatgtttcttacgGTGTCAACTTTGTTACTTGACATCTGAACATGCAACCAGTGAATTGTCTCAACCTTATACAGGGTTTCGTCCCAGATTGATGTCCTGAAGCAAGTGCAAGCAAGAGGTCTGGACAGTCTCTTCAGATCTTCTTCCCGCTCCTTAAAGATCTGTGGAAACCATAGAAAGTATTGAAACCATTAAGACTTTTCCTTGGTTCAATATCActaataaattaacaaataaatcaaacagaGAAAGTTTATTTCTTATTAAAACTGGTAGCTAAAttgatattgtttattttatgtttcactACCACCTCAGGATTCAGTGTTGCTCTGCTGCatagttttaatttattattcaatAATACTACACTATAAtactaatataatattaatacttATTGtatttttggggcatttttttAGCCTTTTATTGATGGGAGAGTGGACAACTGGGAAATGATTGATGTAGCAAAGGGCCACAGGCAGGATTCAAACCTGCTCAACCAACTGAGCCAACTGCGCCCCTGCTTAGTTTATTTCAAAAGAGAAAGTACCCACTGacaaacagggggaaaaaaaagaaaaaacactgtcAAATGGGCACGCAAAATTAGCAAAAGGGCAACTTTCATTTCTCATATTTACCAGATGTTAGAAAGCACCCTGAAAAGTCCAACTGTTCATTATTCCACCCTTCAGTATTATTTACCTACACCATAGAAGCTGTGTGCGCCAGATTTCAGGCAGAGCTGGTCGATAACTTGTGCGCACATGTGAGTGTATGTGGGGAAATCTTTGCCTAGGTCAAGTGACAGGATtttgacaggaaaaaaaaaaaaagcataatcATCTGTTTCCACCTCATCTTGCCTTCATTCTGCATCTTCCTTCAAAAAAATAACCACGCTGTTGTTAACACTAAAATagttttgcatatttaaaaaatcatcatcatcttatTGAGATGTAAGCAGCTTACATCGGCACATCTCAatttgttaaaaagttaaaaatattgtaatattgtacAATCTTTCAATGTATCTACTTTGTCCCTAGTGTCATGGCTGGCTGATTTATGTCACAGTAATGATTTAATTGTACAGCTTGTGTGTAATAAAGGGTTAATCTTGTGAGCCAAAAATTTCAAAATCATTTAACGTCACTTTATTGTCATGCTGGTAACAAATCCATGTTATGTCAGTTTCAGGTAAAATTACTTCAATAAAGTCCTACCACTAACAGTACCAAATCTGCCAAAGATAAACCACAGAAGGGAGAGCTACTactaataatgaaataaaaattgcTAAACTTACCAAATCTCTCTGGTCTTCCTGCACCAGATCCATTTTGTGAACGAGGCAGAACACTTTAGCGTCAGGGGAGTTCTGCAGGATGGCCTCAAGACAGGACTGGTAGTAGTGCATGTCTTTCTCCAGCTCACGGCTCTCAAcatcaaatacataaataagcaCCTCTACGTTTCTGAAAATGTTGTCCCTCTGACTGGTGAAGTAGTTCTCCATGAACGTGTCCTGTCTGATGGGTAAAGGAAGCACAGAGCAACGTTTCACAGAGGCTTTCAGATTAGGGGAAAGACTTTGAATTGTCAAGCTTTGTCCGAAGATGgcaaataataaacacatgtaCTTTACCCTCCACAGTCCCACAGGTTTAGAACCAGATTGCCAAGAAACCGTACATGGGAGTGCTCCACGTCAACTACATTAAACACCGgatgaaaagatttttttaacaaCGAGATTAAAGAAAGATCTAGCATCAAAAACTACTATCTTCAAGTAGTCCTTTTCTTTAAAGTTCTCTTACTTGTAGCTCCAAGGCGGCGTGTGTCTCGAGCTATGTAATTGGCAAAGATGATTGATCTCATACTGGTCTTTCCAGACCCACTTTTCCCCATCAGTAACACCTGAAAGAATAAATGCAACAGATTAGAAACCACTGAAATTAAAACCTTATCTATCCTCTCCTCTACTCTCATGGCTAACTgtggaagaaatattcagaATCTTTCCTTAAATAAAAGTTACAATATCGTCATTTAAAACACTTAATTAGAAGAAGTCCTACTGaagaaactaaaaataaaagtactcatgCAGGAGAATAACTCATcagctttattttatattttgtgatCATtggtgcattaatgtgtaatcatattttattttttaaattgtagcTAGTCGAGGGAGCTCATTGTAATTTCTTTATATACTGCAAGGTTGTTGAATCCATAACTATGCATCATATTCCAATTTGACCTGAAAACGTGAATTTTCCATTATTATGGTGGTTTTAACAACAGCTGACAGAATCATGTTAAGGCTTGGGAACAGCTAAAGCACCAAATCTAAAAGACTGTGTATGAAATGAAAATCCTTGAGTAAAGCAcctcaatataaaataaatgtacttcaCTGCTTGCGATGCTACAAAGAGTCAGTGACTAGCCTCAATACTTCACCTTTTTTTTCATTGCTGTGCTTGACATCCCCCTCAGCAGACACGATGTAGAGTATTTGTCTGAGCTGCAAGTCAGATGACTTTAGTCAATGTCCGCAGCagctctcctcttcctctccttcaaCTGctcaacaaacacaaatattttccATCTAGCTGTCACGGGCTGAAACAAAAACCCGATATAACTACGCGTTTAAAAgcttaaatgaaaaacaattacaacacatAACCGGTCATGAGTTTATTAGACTCAAAAGAATATATAAACAGTTTACCAACTTGATTAAAACTCTTTTCTTTGTTCCGGACAAACACCTAAGCTAATGCTAAGTTAGCTAGCACGACAGACAATCCAGATAAATGTCAAGCAGCTTCACCAAGCTAAACTGCTAGCTAGCAAAGTTATAATTCAATAGTGTACTTACCCCAACAGGCTGGAGCGGTTACTTAAACTCAAGCAATTTTAcactacagttttattttttaagatgtTGTAACGTTATACATTACTTGGTAGAAGCAGGCAGTGGAGTGAAGATcagctgcttcctgtttacGCCAATGTCACATGACGAGTTCTTGCTTTAAGCCCTGAGTTTTGTCTCACAGGCAGTTTTTGCTTCGTTAAGGGACTGTAGATTAGGTTAGGGTCCGCAGTCTTAAGCAGAAAGTTAAGACCGGAGAGAGAAATATTAGGTCATATGTtgttgaaatatatattttttaattccaCATACTTTGTTTAAAGAAACTATTGAAGGCATTTGGAATAGTTGTATTCACCATCCTTTAAAACtgaatctgttttttaaaattcctTTTCTTATTAAATAATATGTTTAATGATCTCATCTGAGTCTAAATTTTCCCTCATAGGTACACTCAAAGAAACCAAcaatataatgttatatataaGATAATTTAATTCAACGGGACTTCATTAGCatggaaaacagctgtttactttgtgcaagtgtaggCCTCCTTAAACAGAAGAATTGTgctattaaaatgtataattaattgtattaacaataaaaatacaaatgaagaaattaagcaaatactgttaaatatatacacactgcaacatttttttatgaatGTAAATTTATAATCTCTTTTTAGCGCCATACCGATTCAATCTACTTTGGCTTTTAGTTTCTTCTTTCCAGTGTTTCTTTACATTGCGTTGTTTAATCTGATTGGTGATATTGTGAGAATGGTCATGGTCTGAGTGGGTGCAGAACAACGAGACTCTTTTCTGGACTTAGCTCTTGGGTTTGGAGGGCTTTCCAGTATATGTTGTCTAGGGGACTGGATTTAAGgtgattaaaacatttcagtgcTCTCTGTTTGAATGTTAATTATGAGTGGGTACTAGTATCTTCAAGTAAATATTCTAAatctaaaataaacagtttagtTAAATGTCTTCCTGTTGATTAAATTGTTGGTAGAATAATTTATGAATGAGTTTAGGGAACTTATTAACAAGTAAATGATCATTAGGCTACTATAAACACTTAACATCAACAGATTTTCCATCTTGTGTCTAGTAATCACAGTAAGTCCTAAGAtgtgaaattataataatatacttGTATGAATAGGTAGCCTAAACTGTTTTTTCTGCATGCTGTTTAAATATGAACCATCTGCATCAACATTTACTGTTGTAAAGCATACAGACACCTGCATCAGAGACCACAGTAACACATATAGGTGACAACGAAAGAACGTATGCATCTCTGCATACTATTTTCACAGACCATGTGAGAGGAGAAACTTGTGCTCCTTCTTAGGGATGCTTGTTGCTGGGACCAAAACCCCTGTGGTTTTCTTTTTCACCTTATGCATGATGATCTGCTTACAAGCAATGTTGCTGTCATCAATAATTCATCCATAATGGGAAATAAACACTCTTAGTTCttttaactgtaatttaatttagaCTCCATTTAGGCTCC harbors:
- the cnga2b gene encoding cyclic nucleotide gated channel subunit alpha 2b, with the protein product MTGQAAERDRSPHNLSVKTTLEEEMERTESILSRMPSVCDDTSSELQRVAALDPHRGNSRNSFQRSGAMSRLVGLVVRLREWAHRSLLEEEERPDSFLERFRGPELRIAPSRISNTQPDANGNNAKGIFRKKWDLFVVSPSDNAYYRWLFVIATAVLYNWCLVVARACFDMLQVDNYICWLVLDYLSDFVYITDTFIRLRTGYLEQGLLVKDQAKLRDSYIRTLQFKLDVVSILPTDLAYISTGIHTPQLRFNRLLRFPRMFEFFDRTETRTNYPNIFRIGNLVLYILVIIHWNACIYYAISKSLGFGSDTWVFPNISTSAYSHYSDLTQSYIYCLYWSTLVLTTIGEVPPPVRDEEYLFVVFDFLVGVLIFATIVGNVGSMIANMNATRAEFQARIDAIKHYMHFRKVSRELETRVIKWFDYLWTNKKAVDEQEVLKNLPNKLQAEIAINVHLETLKKVRIFQDCEAGLLVELVLKLRPQVFSPGDYICRKGDIGKEMYIIKEGKLAVVAEDGVTQYALLTAGSCFGEISILNIKGSKMGNRRTANIRSLGYSDLFCLSKDDLMEAVTEYPDAKTVLEKRGREILMKEGLLDENAESGGLHKEDTEEKVERLESSLDTLQTRFARLLSEYTHTQQRLKQRITLLERQQNQTDCGADASDDMDAEAVNDTDPGPVAQTDGSPHRNNVQIKDKETRH
- the rraga gene encoding ras-related GTP-binding protein A isoform X1 gives rise to the protein MSSTAMKKKVLLMGKSGSGKTSMRSIIFANYIARDTRRLGATIDVEHSHVRFLGNLVLNLWDCGGQDTFMENYFTSQRDNIFRNVEVLIYVFDVESRELEKDMHYYQSCLEAILQNSPDAKVFCLVHKMDLVQEDQRDLIFKEREEDLKRLSRPLACTCFRTSIWDETLYKAWSSIVYQLIPNVQQLETNLRNFAQIIEADEVLLFERATFLVISHYQCKEQRDAHRFEKISNIIKQFKLSCSKLAASFQSMEVRNSNFAAFIDVFTSNTYVMVIMSDPSIPSAATLINIRNARKHFEKLERVDGPKHSLHMRMR
- the rraga gene encoding ras-related GTP-binding protein A isoform X2, coding for MGKSGSGKTSMRSIIFANYIARDTRRLGATIDVEHSHVRFLGNLVLNLWDCGGQDTFMENYFTSQRDNIFRNVEVLIYVFDVESRELEKDMHYYQSCLEAILQNSPDAKVFCLVHKMDLVQEDQRDLIFKEREEDLKRLSRPLACTCFRTSIWDETLYKAWSSIVYQLIPNVQQLETNLRNFAQIIEADEVLLFERATFLVISHYQCKEQRDAHRFEKISNIIKQFKLSCSKLAASFQSMEVRNSNFAAFIDVFTSNTYVMVIMSDPSIPSAATLINIRNARKHFEKLERVDGPKHSLHMRMR